In Luteipulveratus mongoliensis, the DNA window CTCGCGGACGGAGTAGGCGATGGCGGCGGCCCAGACGGCGTACAGCACGACGTAGACCGCGTAGCGGGTGCCGTCGGACGCGTCGATCCAGTCGCTCTTGAGCAGCGTGCGGCTGTTGGTCACGATGATGACGCCGCCGACCAGCGAGCCGAGGATGCGCGGCGGGATGATGCGCACGAGCCAGGCCGCGATCGGAGCGGCGATGGCGCCACCGATGAGCAGCGCCGCCACCCAGCCGAAGTCGATGCCCTTGGAGCCGAGCGCGGTCAGGAATCCGATGCTCGCGGCGATGGAGACGAGGAACTCCGCGGTGTCCACGGACCCAATGACCTTGCGCGGCTCGAGCCGACCCGAGCTGAGGATCGCCGGCGTGCCGACCGGGCCCCAGCCGCCGCCGCCCGTGGCGTCCACGAAACCGGCGACCAGGCCGAGCGGGCTCAGGAAGCGCTTGCGCAGCGGCTTGCCGAGGTGGGTGGTCTTC includes these proteins:
- a CDS encoding sulfite exporter TauE/SafE family protein is translated as MRKLLLLALVGLGAQLVDGSLGMAYGVTSTTLLLAIGTNPAAASATVHLAEIGTTLVSGTSHWKFGNVDWGVVLKIGIPGAVGAFAGATFLSNLSTETAEPVMSIVLLTLGIYVLTRFTLWGLKTTHLGKPLRKRFLSPLGLVAGFVDATGGGGWGPVGTPAILSSGRLEPRKVIGSVDTAEFLVSIAASIGFLTALGSKGIDFGWVAALLIGGAIAAPIAAWLVRIIPPRILGSLVGGVIIVTNSRTLLKSDWIDASDGTRYAVYVVLYAVWAAAIAYSVREWRKAERIEQTTPESVPASVNA